In a genomic window of Zootoca vivipara chromosome 5, rZooViv1.1, whole genome shotgun sequence:
- the SLC33A1 gene encoding acetyl-coenzyme A transporter 1 has product MSPTISYKDSSRQRRPGSYQNSADMLNRELPPPDFCGDGRPGAAAEVGDDREALLQEPSVTPLGTPRGYRAELGSILLLLFLYVLQGIPLGLAGSIPLILQSKNVSYTDQAFFSFVFWPFSLKLLWAPLVDAVYFKSFGRRKSWLVPTQYTLGLFMMYLSRQVDSLLGEEDGKSPDVVALTVTFFLFEFLAATQDIAVDGWALTMLSRENVGYASTCNSVGQTAGYFLGNVLFLALESASFCNKYLRFQPQPRGIVSLSDFLFFWGAVFLITTTLVALLKKEDRERHPSKEETKGIMDTYKLLFSIVKMPAVLTFCALILTAKIGFSAADAVTGLKLVEEGVPKEHLALLAVPMVPLQIILPLIISKYTAGPQPLNTFYKAMPFRLLFGLEFAFLVWWTPKVKYEGGFPIYYYIILLLSYALHQVTLYSMYVAIMAFNAKVSDPLIGGTYMTLLNTVSNLGGNWPATVALWLVDPLTVKECVGAQGHNCGSAAAAELCTKEGGSCIITLDGYYVESLICVALGFVWWLFLGPKFKKLQNERASSWKCRRTSS; this is encoded by the exons ATGTCCCCCACCATCTCCTACAAAGACAGCAGCCGGCAGCGCCGGCCGGGCTCCTACCAGAACTCCGCGGATATGCTGAACAGGGAGCTCCCGCCCCCGGACTTCTGCGGGGATGGCCGCCCCGGGGCGGCCGCCGAAGTGGGAGATGACCGAGAGGCGCTTCTCCAAGAGCCGAGCGTCACACCGCTTGGGACACCTCGGGGCTACCGAGCGGAGCTGGGCAGTATcttgctgctcctcttcctctacGTGCTGCAGGGCATCCCGCTGGGTCTCGCGGGCAGCATCCCGCTCATCTTGCAAAGCAAGAACGTGAGCTACACGGACCAAGCTTTCTTCAGCTTCGTCTTCTGGCCTTTCAGCTTGAAGCTGCTGTGGGCCCCCCTGGTGGATGCCGTGTACTTCAAGAGCTTTGGCCGACGCAAGTCGTGGCTTGTGCCCACTCAATACACCTTGGGGCTTTTTATGATGTACCTTTCCAGGCAGGTGGACTCTttgcttggggaggaggatggcAAAAGCCCAGATGTGGTTGCCCTTACAGTGACCTTCTTCTTGTTTGAGTTTTTGGCAGCCACTCAGGACATAGCTGTAGATGGCTGGGCATTGACTATGTTGTCTCGGGAGAATGTGGGCTATGCTTCCACTTGTAACTCTGTGGGCCAGACAGCTGGCTACTTCTTGGGAAATGTCTTGTTCTTGGCTCTGGAATCAGCCTCCTTCTGCAACAAGTATTTGCGGTTTCAGCCTCAACCCAGAGGAATTGTATCGCTTTCAG ATTTCCTATTTTTCTGGGGTGCTGTTTTCTTAATAACTACCACCTTGGTCGCACTCCTGAAAAAAGAAGATAGGGAAAGACACCCatcaaaagaagaaacaaaaggcaTCATGGATACATACAAGCTGCTCTTCTCAATAGTAAAAATGCCAGCAGTCCTTACATTTTGTGCCCTGATTTTAACAGCAAAA ATTGGATTCTCAGCAGCAGATGCAGTCACAGGCCTCAAACTGGTAGAAGAAGGAGTACCTAAAGAACACTTGGCTCTTCTTGCTGTTCCAATGGTTCCACTGCAGATCATATTGCCTCTGATTATCAGCAAATACACAGCAGGTCCACAGCCCCTGAACACATTTTACAAAGCTATGCCTTttag GTTACTGTTTGGGCTGGAATTTGCTTTCCTGGTTTGGTGGACTCCCAAAGTAAAATACGAAGGAGGATTTCCCATCTATTACTATATTATATTGCTTCTGAGTTATGCTTTGCATCAG GTTACGCTGTACAGCATGTATGTTGCTATAATGGCTTTCAATGCCAAAGTTAGTGACCCACTCATAGGCGGAACGTACATGACACTACTTAACACAGTGTCGAATTTAGGAGGAAACTGGCCGGCAACAGTAGCTCTTTGGCTTGTGGATCCACTTACAGTGAAGGAGTGTGTCGGAGCTCAGGGACATAACTGTGGATCTGCAGCTGCTGCAGAA CTTTGTACAAAAGAAGGTGGATCTTGTATTATTACCTTGGATGGTTATTACGTGGAATCCTTAATATGCGTGGCTTTGGGATTTGTTTGGTGGTTGTTTCTTGGTCCCAAATTCAAAAAGCTGCAGAACGAAAGGGCATCTTCATGGAAATGCAGGAGAACCAGTTCATAG